Proteins from a single region of Sesamum indicum cultivar Zhongzhi No. 13 linkage group LG5, S_indicum_v1.0, whole genome shotgun sequence:
- the LOC105161497 gene encoding regulatory-associated protein of TOR 1: protein MALGDLMAASRFSQSSAAVSNHLEQVSANGNCVQEDGERSVYSVNDVNNDTNARDLSETPSSSYVAMTTTTSMAYLPQTVVLCELRHDGFEESVPSGPSDSGLVSKWRPRERMKTGCVALVLCLNISVDPPDVIKISPCARMECWIDPFSIAPQKALEAIGRTLNQQYERWQPKARYKISLDPTVDEVKKLCTTCRKYAKSERVLFHYNGHGVPKPTPNGEIWLFNKSYTQYIPLPISDLDSWLRTPSIYVFDCSAAGMILSAFIELLDSGTSSSVPSMRDCILLAACEAHETLPXXXXXXDVFTSCLTTPIKMALRWFCTRSLLHESFDHSLIDRIPGRQTDRKTLLGELNWIFTAVTDTIAWNVLPQDLFQRLFRQDLLVASLFRNFLLAERIMRSANCSPISYPMLPPTHQHHMWDAWDMAAEICLAQLPTLVENPNAEFQPSPFFTEQLTAFEVWLDHGSEHKKPPEQLPIVLQVLLSQCHRFRALVLLGRFLDMGPWAVDLALSVGIFPYVLKLLQTTTPELRQILVFIWTKILALDKSCQVDLVKDGGHTYFIRFLDSVEAYPEQRAMAAFVLAVIVDGHRRGQEACIEAGLAHICLQHLHGSSSAETQTEPLFLQWICLCLGKLWEDFVEAQMIGLHADAPAILAPLLSEPQPEVRAAAVFALGTVLDVGFDTSRDGLGDEDGDNDEKVTAEAGIIKSLLNVVSDGSPLVRAEVAVALSRFAFSRNKHLKSVAASYGKPQSNSVLTSLPSLAMKGSGSGNSTPTHHIPHGSIIPSPVAPLSRVGNESQAVARDGRVSISSPLAMPGLMHGSPLSDDSSQHSDSGALNDSGGNGVVNHSRQRPVDTALYSQCVLAMCTLGKDPSPRVASLGRRLLSIIGVEQVFAKSIKSAGLSARLGESTTTASTSLTGLARSSSWFELNGGGHLPLTFRTPPVSPPRASYLTGMRRVYSLEFRPHLINSPDSGLADPLLGSAGSCGVSERSLLPQSTIYNWSSGHFSKPLLTPVDDSEDIIARREEREKLALDHIVKCQHSSVSKLHNQIASWDTKFETGTKTALLQPFSPVVIASDENERIRVWNYEEATLLNSFDNHDYLDHKGVSKLCLVNELDENLLLVASNDGNIRIWKDYTAKGQQKLVTAFASIQGHRPGVRSVNAVVDWQQQSGYLFASGDISSIMAWDLDKEQLVSTIPLTSDSSISSLAVSQVHGGQFAAGFVDGYVRLYDIRTPEMLVGSTRPHTQRVERVVGIGFLPGLEPAKIVSASQAGNIQFLDMRCAKGTYLTIDAHRGSLTALAVHRHAPLIASGSAKQLIKVFNLEGDQLGTIRYYPTFMAQKIGSVSCLTFHSYQVLLAAGAADACVSIYADEISPQR, encoded by the exons atggCATTGGGGGATTTGATGGCTGCATCTCGGTTTTCTCAGTCTTCCGCGGCGGTTTCAAATCACTTGGAGCAAGTCTCCGCCAATGGGAATTGTGTCCAGGAGGATGGAGAGAGAAGTGTGTATAGTGTTAACGACGTTAATAATGACACCAATGCTCGAGATTTATCGGAAACCCCGAGTAGTAGCTATGTAGCCATGACCACCACGACAAGCATGGCGTACTTGCCGCAAACTGTAGTGTTGTGTGAGCTTCGGCATGACGGGTTTGAGGAGTCTGTGCCCTCAGGCCCGTCAGATAGTGGTTTAGTCTCCAAATGGCGGCCTCGGGAACGA ATGAAGACAGGATGTGTTGCTCTAGTTCTGTGCTTAAATATTAGCGTTGATCCACCTGATGTGATAAAGATATCCCCTTGTGCCCGAATGGAATGCTGGATTG ACCCTTTCTCCATCGCACCTCAGAAAGCACTTGAAGCGATAGGAAGAACCTTGAACCAACAGTATGAGAGGTGGCAACCCAag GCTCGATACAAAATTTCACTAGATCCCACAGTTGATGAAGTCAAGAAGCTATGCACCACGTGCCGCAAATATGCAAAGTCTGAGAGAGTTCTTTTCCACTATAATGGACATGGTGTGCCAAAGCCAACTCCAAATGGTGAAATTTGGCTATTCAATAAG AGCTATACACAGTATATCCCTTTGCCAATCAGTGATCTGGATTCCTGGCTGAGGACACCATCAATATATGTGTTTGATTGCTCTGCCGCTGGGATGATTCTGAGTGCATTCATTGAG CTCCTGGATTCTGGTACTTCAAGTTCTGTACCTTCCATGAGGGACTGTATTTTACTTGCAGCCTGTGAAGCTCACGAGACACTTCCTNNNNNNNNNNNNNNNNNTGATGTATTTACTTCCTGCCTCACAACGCCCATAAAAATGGCACTAAGATG GTTTTGCACGCGCTCACTGCTCCATGAGTCTTTTGATCATTCACTGATAGATAGAATTCCTGGCCGCCAAACTGATCGGAAGACCCTTCTTGGAGAGTTGAACTGGATATTCACAGCTGTAACCGACACTATAGCCTGGAATGTACTTCCACAAG ATTTATTCCAGAGATTGTTCAGGCAAGACCTTTTAGTTGCCAGTTTGTTCAGGAATTTTTTGCTTGCTGAAAGGATAATGCGCTCTGCGAATTGTTCACCAATTTCATATCCAATGTTGCCGCCTACTCATCAGCATCATATGtg GGATGCCTGGGATATGGCTGCTGAAATCTGCCTTGCCCAGCTTCCAACTTTGGTTGAGAACCCGAATGCAGAGTTCCAG cCTAGCCCATTTTTCACAGAGCAGTTAACAGCTTTTGAAGTATGGCTAGATCATGGATCAGAACATAAAAAGCCCCCTGAACAGTTGCCTATTGTTCTTCAG GTTTTACTCAGTCAATGCCATAGATTTCGTGCTCTGGTACTTCTTGGTAGATTTTTGGATATGGGGCCGTGGGCCGTGGATTTG GCATTATCTGTGGGAATATTTCCTTATGTTTTGAAGCTTTTGCAAACAACCACTCCAGAGCTTCGACAGATTCTTGTGTTCATTTGGACAAAGATCCTTGCGCTGGATAAG TCTTGTCAGGTTGATCTCGTAAAGGATGGCGGGCACACATACTTCATTAGGTTTCTTGACAGTGTTGAAGCTTATCCAGAGCAACGTGCAATGGCTGCATTTGTTTTGGCCGTCATTGTAGATGGTCACAGGCGAGGTCAAGAAGCCTGCATTGAAGCTGGTCTTGCACACATCTGCCTACAACACCTCCATGGCTCGTCCTCAGCTGAGACACAGACGGAACCTCTATTTCTTCAATGGATATGCTTGTGCCTTGGAAAATTGTGGGAAGATTTTGTGGAGGCTCAAATGATTGGTTTGCACGCTGATGCCCCTGCTATTCTTGCACCATTACTTTCTGAACCCCAGCCTGAG GTCCGGGCAGCAGCTGTTTTTGCACTAGGCACTGTGCTTGATGTTGGGTTTGACACATCAAGAGATGGTCTTGGAGATGAGGATGGTGATAATGATGAAAAAGTTACTGCTGAAGCTGGTATTATTAAGAGTCTCTTAAATGTTGTTTCCGATGGAAGCCCACTGGTGCGAGCTGAAGTTGCTGTGG CTCTGTCTCGGTTTGCCTTTAGCCGCAACAAGCATCTAAAGTCAGTTGCTGCTTCTTATGGGAAGCCACAATCCAACTCTGTGCTTACTTCCTTACCATCTTTGGCGATGAAGGGTTCTGGTAGTGGCAACTCAACTCCAACCCATCACATTCCACATGGAAGTATAATTCCATCTCCTGTTGCTCCTTTATCACGGGTTGGGAATGAGAGCCAGGCGGTGGCTCGTGATGGGAGAGTATCCATAAGTAGCCCACTTGCTATGCCTGGATTAATGCATGGATCTCCTCTCTCTGATGATTCATCTCAACATTCTGACTCTGGGGCACTTAATGACTCTGGTGGCAATGGGGTTGTCAACCATTCAAGGCAAAGGCCAGTAGATACTGCACTATATTCACAATGTGTATTAGCTATGTGTACTCTTGGGAAGGACCCATCACCACGTGTTGCAAGCCTCGGACGGCGATTGTTATCAATTATTGGTGTTGAACAAGTGTTTGCAAAATCTATCAAGTCTGCTGGTTTAAGTGCTCGTCTAGGTGAATCAACTACTACTGCAAGCACTAGTCTTACTGGATTAGCTCGTTCATCTTCTTGGTTTGAATTAAATGGAG GAGGCCATTTGCCACTGACTTTTAGAACCCCTCCTGTTAGTCCTCCTAGAGCAAGTTACTTGACGGGAATGCGGAGGGTTTACTCCTTGGAGTTTAGGCCACATCTGATTAATTCTCCAGACTCTGGCCTGGCTGACCCACTTTTAGGTTCTGCTGGATCATGTGGTGTTTCAGAACGTAGTCTTCTTCCACAATCAACAATCTATAACTGGAGTTCTGGTCACTTTTCAAAGCCACTCCTTACCCCAGTGGATGATAGTGAAGATATAATCgctagaagagaagaaagagagaaattgGCCCTTGACCATATAGTGAAATGTCAACATTCCT CCGtgagtaaattgcataatcAAATTGCCAGTTGGGATACGAAATTTGAAACTGGCACCAAAACTGCTTTATTGCAGCCATTTTCACCTGTTGTGATTGCTtcagatgaaaatgaaaggaTCAG GGTATGGAATTACGAGGAAGCAACTTTGCTTAACAGTTTTGATAACCATGATTACCTCGACCATAAAGGGGTTTCAAAGCTCTGCCTTGTAAATGAGCTAGATGAGAACTTGCTTCTTGTTGCATCAA ATGATGGAAATATACGGATATGGAAAGATTACACTGCAAAGGGACAGCAGAAATTGGTTACTGCTTTCGCTTCTATTCAGGGTCACAGACCTGGTGTGCGCAGTGTAAATGCTGTTGTGGACTGGCAACAGCAGTCTGGATATCTT TTTGCCTCCGGTGATATTTCATCTATCATGGCTTGGGATCTGGACAAAGAGCAACTTGTCAGTACCATTCCGTTAACATCAGATTCCAGCATTTCGTCACTG GCTGTCTCTCAAGTTCATGGAGGTCAATTTGCTGCTGGTTTTGTGGATGGTTATGTCAGATTATATGACATTCGTACTCCTGAAAT GCTTGTTGGTTCAACTCGACCTCACACTCAACGAGTCGAAAGAGTTGTTGGGATTGGCTTCCTACCGGGCCTTGAACCAGCAAAG ATTGTGAGTGCATCACAAGCTGGAAATATTCAGTTTCTTGATATGAGATGTGCAAAAGGTACATACCTTACAATTGATGCTCATAGGGGATCACTTACAGCGTTAGCTGTTCATCGGCATGCACCCCTTATTGCTAGTGGCTCAGCCAAGCAACTCATCAAAGTCTTCAATTTGGAGGGTGATCAACTAGGCACTATACGGTATTACCCCACTTTCATGGCCCAGAAGATAGGATCTGTTAGCTGCCTCACCTTCCATTCCTATCAAGTACTTCTTGCTGCTGGTGCAGCTGATGCTTGTGTTTCAATATATGCCGATGAGATCTCTCCACAAAGATAA